The DNA window CTTCCGGTTCGATCGAGAAAGACGGCTTGGTTGGTATCGCTGCCAAAACCGCTATCGGGGCGATCGATGGGGTTGGCTGCGATCGCATCTAGGTTTTTTTGGTGCAACTTTTCTCTGGCAGGCTTGACAAAATCACCTGTTTGTGCAGCAAAGCCAATTAAGCATTGATGGGATTGTTTGCGGCGACCTAATTCTGCGGCGATATCTGGAACTGGGGCTAAGGTGAGGGCATCGGGTAATAGTTTTTTGGGTAACTTTTGGTTGACGTATTCGGCTGGCTTGACATCGGCAACGGCGGCAGCCATCACGATAAAATCAGCTTCGGTGTAATAAGTTAGGATCGCTTCCTGCATTTGCGCCGCACTCACTACGGGAACGGTTTGCAAGCCGGGAGGGAGAGGAACGCTTAGGGGAGTATGCACTAACGTTACAGTTGCGCCGCGATGTAAGGCGGCTTGGGCGACGGCGACGCCCATTTTCCCGGTGGAAGGGTTGCCCAAAAAGCGCACGGGGTCGAAGTGTTCTCGCGTTCCCCCAGCACTAATTAGCACTCGCTTTCCCGATAGGTCGCGTTTACCCTGAGTATGCAGTAAAGACTCTAAATGCGCGCCGATCTCTTCGGGTTCGGCCATCCGCCCTGCGCCGATGCGATCGCACGCGAGCAAGCCCACCCCCATCCCGGTACTATGGATGCGGGGATTTTCCCGAAACTTCTGCCAATTCTGCTGAACGGAAGGTTGCTCCCACATATCCGTATTCATGGCCGGAGCCAGTAAAATCGGACAGGTAGAGGCTAAAACGGTATTGGTTAATAAATTATCTGCTAGCCCATAGGTCAGTTTAGCCAGCGTGTTCGCTGTTAGCGGGGCAATTAAAAAAATATCCGCCCACTCGCCTAAACGAATGTGTAGCGGACGCCCTTGCATGGGCTGCCAAAAGTCTTTATCGGTGTAAGCCGGACGGCGGCTGAGGGTGGCAAAGGTCAGCGGGGAAATAAACTCGCAGGCCGCCTCAGTTAAGATAACTTGAACCTCAATCCCCGATTTTGCTAAAGCAGAGACGATCTCACATACCTTATAGGCAGCAATACCGCCTGTAACGCCAACCAGAACGCGAGGGAAATGTCGGTTAGAATCGGGTTCATCTTCGCCGTTAGGCTTCATCGTAAGCTTCGAGATCCAGCAGGTAAATATAGGGTTCAATTAACTCAGGACGTTGAAAGGCGATCGCTCTGAGCAGGTGCCAGTCTTCCAACCCCTCAAAAGCGGTACTATATTCATCTTTCTCCAGACGCGCCGCCAGTT is part of the Desertifilum tharense IPPAS B-1220 genome and encodes:
- the coaBC gene encoding bifunctional phosphopantothenoylcysteine decarboxylase/phosphopantothenate--cysteine ligase CoaBC is translated as MKPNGEDEPDSNRHFPRVLVGVTGGIAAYKVCEIVSALAKSGIEVQVILTEAACEFISPLTFATLSRRPAYTDKDFWQPMQGRPLHIRLGEWADIFLIAPLTANTLAKLTYGLADNLLTNTVLASTCPILLAPAMNTDMWEQPSVQQNWQKFRENPRIHSTGMGVGLLACDRIGAGRMAEPEEIGAHLESLLHTQGKRDLSGKRVLISAGGTREHFDPVRFLGNPSTGKMGVAVAQAALHRGATVTLVHTPLSVPLPPGLQTVPVVSAAQMQEAILTYYTEADFIVMAAAVADVKPAEYVNQKLPKKLLPDALTLAPVPDIAAELGRRKQSHQCLIGFAAQTGDFVKPAREKLHQKNLDAIAANPIDRPDSGFGSDTNQAVFLDRTGRQQNVPACSKLKMAHELWDFVLVLSAEC
- a CDS encoding DUF2555 domain-containing protein, translated to MVTATISPGIIATMTAADVAQLAARLEKDEYSTAFEGLEDWHLLRAIAFQRPELIEPYIYLLDLEAYDEA